In Streptantibioticus cattleyicolor NRRL 8057 = DSM 46488, a genomic segment contains:
- a CDS encoding MFS transporter gives MTTDTTLRALGTTGTAAPPGPTARTRLILFVLCAAQFMIALDFSILNVALPVLGRELHMSQANLQWAVTAFALPSGGFLLLFGRVADLFGRRRLFLTGLALFTAASALATLAWGPGVFLAARAVQGLGAAVIVPTGMSLLTTTFPEGPQRDRALGVSGTLMSLGFTIGVVLGGVLTDTLGWRSTMGLLGVAGVIVLVVAPGVLAESRNPARPRLDVPGAVTVTGGLLAVIYALSTAAQRGFGSADVVATLVVGAVLLAAFVVVESRVAEPMVSLRMLRLPTVAFGNLAGVTTFAMMSTVVFLLTLYLQDVRGLTALRTGLVFGVQGLGAAVTGMTAARVVARIGPHRLLVGGLLIQAVLTATMVFLGTGSGGTWLALATVTAGCVGHMWAIVSYGITATSGLPDHQQGLATGLVTSSQQVGMTIGIPLLGALATTRAHLLGGVRLALGVDAAVVAVVAVLVAVGLARRARR, from the coding sequence ATGACGACCGACACCACGCTGCGCGCCCTGGGCACCACCGGGACGGCCGCGCCGCCGGGGCCGACCGCCCGGACCAGGCTCATCCTGTTCGTGCTGTGCGCCGCCCAGTTCATGATCGCGCTGGACTTCTCCATCCTCAACGTCGCGTTGCCGGTGCTCGGCCGCGAACTGCACATGAGCCAGGCCAACCTCCAGTGGGCGGTCACCGCCTTCGCCCTCCCCTCCGGCGGCTTCCTGCTGCTCTTCGGGCGCGTCGCCGACCTCTTCGGCCGCCGCCGGCTCTTCCTGACCGGCCTGGCGCTGTTCACCGCGGCCTCGGCGCTGGCCACGCTGGCGTGGGGGCCGGGGGTCTTCCTCGCCGCCCGCGCGGTGCAGGGGCTGGGCGCGGCGGTGATCGTGCCGACCGGGATGTCCCTGCTGACCACGACGTTCCCGGAGGGACCGCAGCGGGACCGGGCGCTGGGTGTCAGCGGCACCCTGATGTCGCTGGGGTTCACCATCGGCGTGGTGCTCGGCGGGGTGCTCACCGACACCCTCGGCTGGCGCTCCACCATGGGGCTGCTCGGCGTGGCCGGGGTGATCGTGCTGGTGGTCGCGCCCGGGGTGCTGGCCGAGTCCCGCAACCCGGCCCGCCCCCGCCTCGACGTCCCCGGCGCGGTCACCGTCACCGGCGGGCTGCTGGCGGTGATCTACGCGCTGTCCACCGCCGCCCAGCGCGGCTTCGGCAGCGCCGACGTGGTCGCCACGCTGGTCGTGGGGGCGGTGCTGCTGGCCGCGTTCGTGGTGGTCGAGTCGCGGGTGGCCGAGCCGATGGTCTCGTTGCGGATGCTGCGGCTGCCGACGGTGGCCTTCGGCAACCTGGCCGGGGTGACCACGTTCGCGATGATGTCCACCGTGGTCTTCCTGCTCACCCTCTACCTCCAGGACGTCCGCGGGCTCACCGCGCTCCGAACCGGGCTGGTCTTCGGGGTGCAGGGGCTGGGCGCGGCGGTCACCGGGATGACGGCGGCCCGGGTGGTGGCCCGGATCGGGCCGCACCGGCTGCTGGTGGGCGGGCTGCTGATCCAGGCGGTGCTCACCGCGACGATGGTCTTCCTCGGCACCGGTTCCGGCGGCACCTGGCTGGCGCTGGCGACGGTCACCGCGGGGTGCGTGGGCCACATGTGGGCCATCGTCTCGTACGGGATCACCGCGACCTCCGGGCTCCCCGACCACCAGCAGGGGCTGGCCACCGGGCTGGTGACCAGTTCGCAGCAGGTGGGGATGACCATCGGCATCCCGCTGCTGGGCGCGCTGGCCACCACGCGGGCCCATCTGCTGGGCGGGGTACGGCTCGCGCTGGGCGTGGACGCGGCCGTGGTGGCCGTGGTCGCGGTGCTGGTCGCGGTCGGGCTCGCGCGGCGCGCCCGCCGGTGA
- a CDS encoding PhoH family protein: MTQTSTQQPQARAHFVVPPKHPMVTVLGSGDALLRVIERSFPDVDIHVRGNEISATGDQAEVALVQRLFDEMMLVLRTGQPMTEDAVERSIAMLRKDSGSDGLEETPSQVLTQNILSNRGRTIRPKTVNQKRYVDAIDRHTIVFGIGPAGTGKTYLAMAKAVQALQSKQVNRIILTRPAVEAGERLGFLPGTLYEKIDPYLRPLYDALHDMIDPDSIPRLMAAGTIEVAPLAYMRGRTLNDAFIILDEAQNTNPEQMKMFLTRLGFDSKIVITGDVTQIDLPGGTRSGLRQVQEILDGVDDVHFSRLTSNDVVRHKLVGRIVDAYEAYDNRNGERGGDRGDRK, encoded by the coding sequence ATGACTCAGACATCCACCCAGCAACCGCAGGCGCGTGCCCACTTCGTGGTTCCGCCCAAGCACCCCATGGTCACCGTCCTGGGCTCGGGCGACGCGCTGCTGCGGGTGATCGAGCGCTCCTTCCCGGACGTCGACATCCACGTGCGGGGCAACGAGATCAGCGCCACCGGTGACCAGGCCGAGGTCGCACTGGTGCAGCGCCTCTTCGACGAGATGATGCTGGTGCTGCGCACCGGCCAGCCGATGACGGAGGACGCGGTGGAGCGTTCGATCGCCATGCTCCGCAAGGACAGTGGCAGCGACGGCCTGGAGGAGACCCCCTCCCAGGTCCTCACCCAGAACATCCTGTCCAACCGCGGTCGCACCATCCGCCCCAAGACCGTCAACCAGAAGCGGTACGTCGACGCCATCGACCGGCACACCATCGTCTTCGGCATCGGCCCGGCCGGCACCGGCAAGACGTACCTGGCGATGGCCAAGGCCGTGCAGGCGCTCCAGTCCAAGCAGGTCAACCGGATCATCCTGACCCGGCCCGCGGTCGAGGCGGGGGAGCGGCTGGGCTTCCTGCCGGGCACCCTCTACGAGAAGATCGACCCGTACCTGCGCCCGCTGTACGACGCGCTGCACGACATGATCGACCCCGACTCCATCCCGCGCCTGATGGCCGCGGGCACCATCGAGGTGGCCCCGCTGGCCTACATGCGCGGGCGCACCCTCAACGACGCCTTCATCATTCTGGACGAGGCCCAGAACACCAACCCCGAGCAGATGAAGATGTTCCTCACCCGGCTCGGCTTCGACTCCAAGATCGTGATCACCGGCGACGTCACCCAGATCGACCTGCCCGGCGGCACCCGCAGCGGCCTGCGCCAGGTGCAGGAGATCCTCGACGGCGTCGACGACGTCCACTTCTCCCGGCTGACCAGCAACGACGTGGTCCGCCACAAGCTGGTCGGGCGCATCGTGGACGCCTACGAGGCGTACGACAACCGCAACGGCGAGCGCGGCGGCGACCGCGGCGACAGAAAGTAA
- a CDS encoding family 4 glycosyl hydrolase: MAADTTAFARGGARLVVLGGGGFRVPLVYRALIGDPAVREVVLYDTDPGRLSVIAAVLAEQGRSAERAGARAPEVRVAAGLDDALRDADFVFSAIRVGGMAGRACDERIPLAEGVLGQETVGAGGVLYGLRTLPVATAIAKRVAAVAPRAWVINFTNPAGMVTEAMRAVLGDRVIGICDSPVGLVRRAARAAGADPDRVGYDYVGLNHLGWLRRLEWRGRDLLPGLLADAAALATFEEGRLFGARWLGTLGSLPNEYLHYYYFTREAVAAAREAAATRGEFLDRQQAEFFGRAGADPAGAHRLWEAARLEREETYLAEARQASGGWQRDAADLDGGGYDRVALALMRALSGAAPARLVLNVRNGGTVPVLDEEAVVEVACEVDETGVRPLPVAPPDAHQAGLMLSVKAVERAAIEAAATGSRSHAVRALALHPLVDSAAVAERIWRRAQSAKV; the protein is encoded by the coding sequence ATGGCGGCGGACACGACGGCCTTCGCACGCGGGGGCGCCCGGCTGGTGGTCCTGGGCGGCGGCGGTTTCCGGGTGCCCCTGGTGTACCGGGCTCTGATCGGCGATCCGGCGGTGCGGGAGGTGGTGCTGTACGACACCGATCCGGGGCGGCTGTCGGTGATCGCGGCGGTCCTGGCCGAGCAGGGCCGTTCGGCCGAGCGGGCGGGGGCGCGGGCGCCGGAGGTACGGGTGGCGGCCGGGCTGGACGACGCGCTGCGCGACGCGGACTTCGTCTTCTCGGCGATCCGGGTGGGCGGGATGGCCGGACGCGCCTGCGACGAGCGGATCCCGCTGGCCGAGGGGGTGCTGGGCCAGGAGACGGTGGGCGCCGGCGGGGTGCTGTACGGGCTGCGCACGCTGCCGGTGGCCACCGCGATCGCGAAGCGGGTGGCGGCGGTGGCGCCCCGGGCCTGGGTGATCAACTTCACCAACCCGGCCGGGATGGTCACCGAGGCGATGCGCGCGGTGCTCGGGGACCGGGTGATCGGGATCTGCGACTCGCCGGTGGGCCTGGTGCGCCGGGCGGCGCGGGCGGCGGGCGCCGACCCGGACCGGGTGGGGTACGACTACGTGGGCCTCAACCACCTCGGCTGGCTGCGGCGGTTGGAGTGGCGGGGGCGTGACCTGCTGCCCGGGCTGCTGGCGGACGCGGCGGCGCTGGCCACGTTCGAGGAGGGCCGGCTGTTCGGCGCGCGGTGGCTGGGGACGCTGGGGTCGCTGCCCAACGAGTACCTGCACTACTACTACTTCACCCGGGAGGCGGTGGCCGCGGCGCGGGAGGCGGCGGCCACCCGGGGGGAGTTCCTCGACCGGCAGCAGGCGGAGTTCTTCGGCCGGGCGGGCGCCGACCCGGCCGGGGCGCACCGACTGTGGGAGGCGGCCCGGCTGGAACGGGAGGAGACCTACCTGGCCGAGGCCCGCCAGGCGTCCGGCGGCTGGCAGCGCGACGCGGCCGATCTGGACGGCGGCGGCTACGACCGGGTGGCCCTCGCCCTGATGCGCGCCCTGTCCGGGGCGGCCCCGGCCCGGCTCGTCCTCAACGTGCGCAACGGCGGCACGGTGCCGGTGCTCGACGAGGAGGCGGTGGTGGAGGTCGCCTGCGAGGTGGACGAAACCGGGGTGCGCCCGCTGCCGGTGGCCCCGCCCGACGCGCACCAGGCGGGGCTGATGCTGTCGGTCAAGGCGGTGGAACGGGCCGCGATCGAGGCCGCCGCCACCGGCTCGCGCAGCCACGCGGTACGGGCGCTGGCGTTGCACCCGCTGGTGGACTCCGCGGCGGTGGCGGAACGGATCTGGCGGCGCGCTCAGTCGGCGAAGGTGTAG
- a CDS encoding hemolysin family protein, protein MIVVSVLLVVVAWLAACAEAGLARTSRFRAEEAVRNGRRGGERLLAVAADPTRYLNLALLVRVGCEMAAAALITVVCVREFTRTWQVLLVAIGVMVLVSYVAVGVSPRTIGRLHPLNTATAAAYVLVPLARVLGPVPRLLILIGNALTPGKGFRQGPFASEAELRALVDLAEQESLIEDEERRMVHSVFELGDTIVREVMVPRTDLVMIERTKTVRQALTLALRSGFSRIPVTGDNEDDVVGIVYLKDLARRVHVNREAETDQVAAVMRPATFVPDSKNAGDLLREMQRDRSHVAVVVDEYGGTAGLVTIEDILEEIVGEITDEYDRELPPVADLGDGRYRVTARLDIGDLGELYGVELDDEDVETVGGLLAKSLGRVPIPGATALVPLPEDVAYPDRPVALRLTAESTAGRRNRIGTVLVEPRHATAPAEVTADAEES, encoded by the coding sequence GTGATCGTCGTCAGCGTCCTGCTGGTCGTCGTCGCCTGGCTCGCCGCCTGCGCGGAGGCCGGACTCGCCCGCACCTCCCGGTTCCGCGCCGAGGAGGCGGTGCGCAACGGCCGCCGCGGCGGGGAACGGCTGCTCGCCGTCGCAGCCGACCCGACCCGTTACCTCAACCTGGCGCTGCTGGTGCGGGTCGGCTGCGAGATGGCCGCCGCCGCGCTGATCACCGTGGTGTGCGTGCGCGAGTTCACGCGCACCTGGCAGGTGCTGCTGGTGGCCATCGGCGTGATGGTGCTCGTCAGCTACGTGGCGGTGGGCGTCTCACCGCGCACCATCGGCCGGCTCCACCCGCTCAACACCGCCACCGCCGCCGCCTACGTCCTGGTGCCGCTGGCCCGGGTGCTCGGCCCGGTGCCCCGGCTGCTGATCCTCATCGGCAACGCGCTCACCCCCGGGAAGGGCTTCCGGCAGGGCCCGTTCGCCTCCGAGGCCGAACTGCGCGCGCTGGTCGACCTCGCCGAGCAGGAATCGCTCATCGAGGACGAGGAGCGCCGCATGGTGCACTCGGTCTTCGAACTCGGCGACACCATCGTGCGCGAGGTGATGGTGCCCCGCACCGACCTGGTGATGATCGAGCGCACCAAGACCGTCCGCCAGGCGCTCACCCTCGCGCTGCGCAGCGGCTTCTCCCGCATCCCGGTCACCGGCGACAACGAGGACGACGTCGTCGGCATCGTCTACCTCAAGGACCTGGCGCGCCGGGTGCACGTCAACCGCGAGGCCGAGACCGACCAGGTCGCCGCCGTGATGCGCCCGGCCACCTTCGTCCCCGACAGCAAGAACGCCGGCGACCTGCTGCGCGAGATGCAGCGCGACCGCAGCCACGTCGCGGTCGTCGTCGACGAGTACGGCGGCACCGCCGGCCTGGTGACCATCGAGGACATCCTGGAGGAGATCGTCGGCGAGATCACCGACGAGTACGACCGGGAACTGCCGCCCGTGGCCGACCTCGGCGACGGCCGCTACCGGGTCACCGCCCGCCTCGACATCGGCGACCTGGGCGAGTTGTACGGGGTGGAGCTGGACGACGAGGACGTGGAGACCGTCGGCGGACTGCTCGCCAAGTCGCTGGGCCGGGTGCCGATCCCGGGCGCCACCGCGCTGGTGCCGCTGCCGGAGGACGTCGCCTACCCGGACCGCCCGGTGGCGCTGCGGCTGACCGCGGAGTCCACCGCCGGACGCCGCAACCGCATCGGCACCGTGCTGGTCGAGCCGCGGCACGCCACGGCCCCGGCGGAAGTGACCGCCGACGCCGAGGAGTCCTGA
- a CDS encoding carbohydrate kinase family protein, translating to MTDQPPVLDPLASVRDTGDPVTDVYLTGPVFLDIIFTGLDSAPVRGTESWARGMGSSPGGIANMATALARLGLHTALAAAFGDDMYGDYCWESLEQHEGIDLTLSRKVSGWHSPVTVSMAYEGERTMVSHGHEAPPPEEAAPQDPPPARACVASLTAGRREPWLARAARHGSRIFADVGWDDTGRWDPADLADLEHCDAFLPNAVEAMRYTRTDCPREAARRLADRVPLAVVTMGSEGAYAVDSARGQTAEVPALTVEALDPTGAGDVFVAGFVTGSLAGWPLADRLAFASLTAALSVQEFGGSLSAPGWLEVATWWQHAKTYDDQDRGALRRYAFLDELLPPAARPWPLRRAVPTIGFRQTPPAPAPGGTLGPR from the coding sequence GTGACCGACCAGCCGCCCGTTCTCGACCCGCTCGCCTCGGTCCGCGACACCGGTGACCCGGTGACCGACGTCTACCTGACCGGACCGGTCTTCCTCGACATCATCTTCACCGGCCTGGACAGCGCCCCGGTGCGCGGCACCGAGTCCTGGGCCCGCGGCATGGGCTCCAGCCCCGGCGGCATCGCCAACATGGCCACCGCGCTCGCCCGGCTGGGCCTGCACACCGCGCTCGCCGCCGCGTTCGGCGACGACATGTACGGCGACTACTGCTGGGAGTCGCTCGAACAGCACGAGGGCATCGACCTCACGCTCTCCCGCAAGGTGAGCGGCTGGCACTCCCCGGTCACCGTCTCCATGGCCTACGAGGGCGAGCGGACCATGGTCAGCCACGGCCACGAGGCACCGCCGCCGGAGGAGGCCGCCCCGCAGGACCCGCCGCCCGCCCGGGCCTGCGTCGCCTCGCTGACCGCCGGGCGCCGCGAGCCGTGGCTGGCCCGCGCCGCCCGCCACGGCAGCCGGATCTTCGCCGACGTCGGCTGGGACGACACCGGCCGCTGGGACCCGGCCGACCTCGCCGACCTGGAACACTGCGACGCCTTCCTGCCCAACGCCGTCGAGGCGATGCGCTACACCCGCACCGACTGCCCCCGCGAGGCCGCCCGCCGTCTCGCCGACCGGGTCCCGCTGGCCGTGGTCACCATGGGCTCCGAGGGTGCCTACGCGGTGGACTCCGCCCGCGGTCAGACCGCCGAGGTGCCCGCGCTCACCGTGGAGGCGCTGGACCCCACCGGCGCCGGGGACGTCTTCGTGGCCGGGTTCGTCACCGGTTCGCTGGCCGGCTGGCCGCTCGCCGACCGGCTCGCCTTCGCCAGCCTCACCGCCGCGCTGTCGGTGCAGGAGTTCGGCGGTTCGCTCTCCGCCCCGGGCTGGCTGGAGGTGGCCACCTGGTGGCAGCACGCCAAGACCTACGACGACCAGGACCGCGGGGCGCTGCGCCGGTACGCCTTCCTGGACGAGCTGCTGCCGCCGGCCGCCCGCCCCTGGCCGCTGCGCCGGGCGGTGCCGACCATCGGTTTCCGGCAGACCCCGCCCGCCCCGGCACCGGGCGGCACCTTGGGGCCGCGGTGA
- a CDS encoding ribonuclease Z — MRELVVLGTASQVPTRHRNHNGYLLRWDGEGILFDPGEGTQRQMLLAGVAAHDLTRICVTHFHGDHSLGVAGVVQRINLDRVPHPVTAHYPASGSRFFERLRYATAYRQTAVIRQEPVIGDGELAVTPAFTLTARKLSHPVDSYGYRLVEPDGRRMLPEKLAAHGIAGPDVGRLQRDGELRGVRLEEVSEVRRGQRFAFVMDTRLCDNVHALADGCDLLVIESTFLGPDEALADEYGHLTAAQAARVAAGAGVRHLVLTHFSQRYPDPEAYAAEAREAGFTGELTIARDLDRVPFPKRR, encoded by the coding sequence ATGCGCGAACTCGTCGTCCTGGGCACCGCCAGCCAGGTGCCCACCCGCCACCGCAACCACAACGGCTACCTGCTGCGGTGGGACGGCGAGGGGATCCTGTTCGACCCCGGTGAGGGCACCCAGCGCCAGATGCTGCTCGCCGGGGTCGCCGCGCACGACCTGACCCGCATCTGCGTCACCCACTTCCACGGCGACCACAGCCTCGGGGTCGCCGGGGTCGTCCAGCGGATCAACCTCGACCGGGTGCCGCACCCGGTCACCGCCCACTACCCGGCCTCCGGCTCCCGCTTCTTCGAACGCCTGCGGTACGCCACCGCCTACCGTCAGACCGCGGTGATCCGCCAGGAGCCGGTCATCGGCGACGGCGAGCTGGCGGTCACCCCGGCGTTCACCCTCACCGCCCGCAAGCTCTCGCACCCGGTGGATTCCTACGGCTACCGGCTGGTGGAGCCCGACGGCCGCCGCATGCTGCCGGAGAAGCTCGCCGCCCACGGCATCGCCGGCCCGGACGTCGGCCGGCTGCAACGCGACGGCGAACTGCGCGGCGTCCGGCTGGAGGAGGTCAGCGAGGTCCGCCGCGGCCAGCGCTTCGCGTTCGTCATGGACACCCGCCTGTGCGACAACGTGCACGCCCTCGCCGACGGCTGCGACCTGCTGGTCATCGAGTCCACCTTCCTCGGCCCGGACGAGGCGCTGGCCGACGAGTACGGCCACCTCACCGCCGCCCAGGCCGCCCGGGTCGCGGCCGGCGCCGGGGTACGCCACCTGGTGCTCACCCACTTCTCCCAGCGCTACCCCGACCCCGAGGCGTACGCCGCCGAGGCCCGCGAAGCCGGGTTCACCGGTGAACTGACCATCGCCCGCGACCTGGACCGGGTGCCGTTCCCCAAACGCCGCTGA
- a CDS encoding helix-turn-helix transcriptional regulator yields MRQAERSERPGRRQELREFLMNRRARVSPAEAGLPDGGRRRTPGLRREEVAVLAGVGASWYQWLEQGRDISVSPQVLDAVARVLRLNPAERRHLYVLAGLNPPLLAPEADDSFCEGLQRLIDAWMPFPAHIMDAYWNIVAHNESARLTFGYDEQDSNCLISFFLNPVYRGRCERREELAASVVAQYRAALAEHPDDEGYRAVVDELLTASEEFAALWARGDAMPSGQMHKSYEHPTVGTLSFESSQMRLQARPDLIIVMHNPLPGTDTAAKLERLTSPRGRRETLRTVAS; encoded by the coding sequence GTGCGGCAGGCGGAACGGTCCGAACGGCCGGGACGACGGCAGGAGTTGCGCGAGTTCCTGATGAACCGCCGGGCCCGGGTGAGCCCCGCGGAGGCCGGGCTGCCCGACGGCGGTCGGCGCCGCACCCCGGGGCTGCGCCGCGAGGAGGTCGCGGTGCTCGCCGGCGTCGGCGCCTCGTGGTACCAGTGGCTGGAGCAGGGGCGCGACATCTCCGTCTCCCCCCAGGTGCTGGACGCCGTCGCCCGGGTGCTGCGGCTCAACCCGGCCGAACGCAGGCACCTTTACGTCCTCGCCGGGCTCAACCCGCCGCTGCTGGCGCCCGAGGCCGACGACAGCTTCTGCGAGGGGCTGCAACGCCTCATCGACGCCTGGATGCCGTTCCCGGCGCACATCATGGACGCCTACTGGAACATCGTCGCCCACAACGAGTCGGCCCGGCTCACCTTCGGCTACGACGAGCAGGACAGCAACTGCCTGATCAGTTTCTTCCTCAACCCCGTCTACCGCGGCCGGTGCGAACGCCGGGAGGAGCTGGCGGCCAGCGTCGTCGCCCAGTACCGCGCGGCGCTCGCCGAGCACCCCGACGACGAGGGGTACCGCGCGGTGGTGGACGAACTCCTCACGGCCAGCGAGGAGTTCGCGGCGCTGTGGGCCCGTGGCGACGCGATGCCCAGCGGCCAGATGCACAAGAGCTACGAACACCCCACCGTCGGCACCCTGTCCTTCGAAAGCAGCCAGATGCGCCTGCAAGCCCGCCCCGACCTGATCATCGTGATGCACAACCCGCTGCCCGGCACCGACACGGCGGCCAAGCTGGAACGGCTGACCTCCCCGCGAGGCCGGCGCGAGACGCTGCGGACGGTGGCCAGTTGA
- a CDS encoding histidine triad nucleotide-binding protein — MAGDPQADCLFCKIVAGDVPATIVHENDTTVAFRDINPQAPTHVLVIPKAHYPDAASLAEQAPQLAADVLATAGQVAAAERVDGTGYRIVFNTGGGAGQTVFHAHAHLLGGRGLNWPPG; from the coding sequence GTGGCGGGAGATCCGCAGGCCGACTGCCTGTTCTGCAAGATCGTGGCGGGCGACGTGCCCGCGACGATCGTCCACGAGAACGACACCACGGTCGCCTTCCGGGACATCAACCCCCAGGCCCCGACGCACGTCCTGGTGATCCCCAAGGCGCACTACCCGGACGCCGCCTCGCTCGCCGAGCAGGCGCCGCAGCTCGCCGCCGACGTCCTCGCCACGGCCGGCCAGGTGGCCGCCGCCGAGCGGGTGGACGGCACCGGCTACCGCATCGTGTTCAACACCGGCGGCGGCGCCGGCCAGACCGTCTTCCACGCCCACGCCCACCTCCTCGGCGGACGCGGCCTCAACTGGCCCCCCGGATAA
- the ybeY gene encoding rRNA maturation RNase YbeY, translated as MAIDVNNESGWEIDEKSVLDAARYALQRMRIHPLSELSVILVDADAMEQLHRQWMDLPGPTDVMSFPMDELRPPGKDDEEPPQGLLGDIVLCPEVAKQQGEAAPTKHSMDEELQLLTVHGVLHLLGYDHEEPGEKAEMFGLQKAILDDWRAERGIEGPSPAPTVH; from the coding sequence ATGGCGATCGACGTCAACAACGAGTCCGGCTGGGAGATCGACGAGAAGTCGGTGCTCGACGCCGCGCGGTACGCGCTCCAGCGCATGCGCATCCACCCCCTGTCCGAACTCTCGGTCATCCTGGTCGACGCCGACGCCATGGAGCAGCTCCACCGGCAGTGGATGGACCTGCCGGGGCCGACCGACGTGATGTCCTTCCCGATGGACGAGCTGCGTCCGCCGGGCAAGGACGACGAGGAGCCGCCGCAGGGCCTCCTCGGCGACATCGTGCTCTGCCCCGAGGTCGCCAAGCAGCAGGGCGAGGCGGCCCCCACCAAGCACTCCATGGACGAGGAGCTGCAACTGCTCACCGTGCACGGGGTGCTCCACCTGCTCGGTTACGACCACGAGGAACCCGGCGAGAAGGCCGAGATGTTCGGGCTGCAGAAGGCGATCCTGGACGACTGGCGGGCCGAGCGCGGCATCGAAGGGCCCTCCCCGGCCCCGACCGTCCACTGA
- a CDS encoding adenosine deaminase has protein sequence MPLPKAELHLHIEGSLEPELAFALAARNGVPLPYASTEELRHAYSFRDLQSFLDLYYALTAVLRTEDDFHDLADAYLRRAAAQGVRHAEIFFDPQAHTSRGVPIGTVIEGLGRALDQAEHRHGVTTRLILSFLRDQSAESALATFESARPHLHRVHGVGLDSAEVGHPPAKFREVYRLAAEAGLHRVAHAGEEGPPAYITEALDELGVERVDHGLRCLEDPALVDRLAREQVPLTVCPLSNVRLRCVDTLADHPLRRMIDAGLLVTVNSDDPAYFGGYADDNFAAVREALGLDDETLRTLAANSFTASFLDEETKAARLAEVAAYTFAD, from the coding sequence GTGCCCCTGCCCAAGGCCGAACTCCACCTGCACATCGAAGGCAGCCTCGAACCCGAGCTCGCCTTCGCCCTCGCCGCCCGCAACGGCGTGCCGCTGCCCTACGCCTCCACCGAGGAGCTGCGCCACGCCTACTCCTTCCGCGACCTGCAGTCCTTCCTCGACCTGTACTACGCGCTCACCGCCGTACTGCGCACCGAGGACGACTTCCACGACCTCGCCGACGCCTACCTGCGCCGGGCCGCCGCACAAGGCGTGCGCCACGCCGAGATCTTCTTCGACCCGCAGGCGCACACCTCCCGCGGCGTACCCATCGGCACCGTGATCGAGGGGCTGGGCCGCGCCCTGGACCAGGCCGAGCACCGGCACGGCGTCACCACCCGGCTGATCCTGAGCTTCCTGCGCGACCAGTCCGCCGAATCGGCGCTGGCCACCTTCGAGTCCGCCCGCCCCCATCTGCACCGCGTCCACGGCGTCGGCCTGGACTCGGCCGAGGTCGGCCACCCGCCGGCGAAGTTCCGCGAGGTCTACCGGCTCGCCGCCGAGGCCGGGCTGCACCGCGTCGCCCACGCCGGCGAGGAGGGCCCGCCCGCCTACATCACCGAGGCGCTGGACGAACTCGGCGTCGAGCGCGTCGACCACGGGCTGCGCTGCCTGGAGGACCCGGCGCTCGTCGACCGCCTGGCGCGCGAACAGGTGCCGCTGACCGTCTGCCCGCTGTCCAACGTCCGGCTGCGCTGCGTGGACACCCTCGCCGACCACCCGCTGCGCCGCATGATCGACGCCGGGCTGCTGGTCACCGTCAACTCCGACGACCCGGCGTACTTCGGCGGATACGCGGACGACAACTTCGCCGCGGTGCGCGAGGCGCTGGGGCTGGACGACGAGACGCTGCGCACCCTCGCCGCCAACTCCTTCACCGCCTCCTTCCTCGACGAGGAGACCAAGGCCGCCCGCCTCGCCGAGGTGGCCGCCTACACCTTCGCCGACTGA